The following proteins come from a genomic window of Aquimarina sp. MAR_2010_214:
- a CDS encoding alpha/beta hydrolase: MKINFRKIGRRFARFIVFIVILILSGYLFLYLRQERFFFNPKILGKNYMYSFDQPFEEINISVEKDITLNALLFKTNTTSKGLILYFHGNAGAIHEWGRRASLYTENKFDILFVDYRGYGKSDSFYEEESELYNDAQKVYDYAKTRYDEKNIIVLGFSLGTGFAAYTAAKNNPKLLILEAPYYAWNDFIASIAPVPKMLINYEIPSYKFLKEVSCPIRIFHGTHDFLIKPEENSKRLEALYPDKIKHTMIKGAGHNGIYITKQYYDELKNLLEQY; encoded by the coding sequence TTGAAAATTAATTTCAGGAAAATAGGTCGTAGATTTGCAAGATTTATAGTGTTTATTGTTATCCTGATTCTTTCTGGATACCTGTTTTTATATCTAAGGCAAGAGCGTTTTTTCTTTAATCCAAAAATTTTGGGAAAAAACTATATGTATTCTTTTGATCAGCCTTTTGAAGAAATCAATATTTCGGTAGAAAAAGATATTACTCTTAACGCTTTACTTTTTAAAACAAATACTACCAGTAAAGGTCTTATTTTATATTTTCATGGTAATGCCGGAGCAATTCATGAATGGGGAAGACGCGCTTCTTTATACACAGAAAATAAATTTGACATCTTATTTGTTGATTACAGAGGTTATGGAAAAAGTGATAGCTTTTATGAAGAAGAATCAGAACTATATAACGATGCACAAAAAGTCTATGATTATGCCAAAACACGATATGATGAAAAAAACATTATCGTTTTAGGATTTTCTCTGGGAACAGGATTCGCTGCCTATACCGCAGCAAAAAACAACCCAAAACTCCTTATACTGGAGGCTCCTTATTATGCCTGGAATGATTTTATAGCAAGTATTGCACCTGTACCAAAGATGCTTATCAATTATGAAATCCCTTCGTATAAATTCTTAAAAGAAGTATCCTGTCCTATTCGAATTTTTCATGGTACTCATGACTTCCTAATTAAACCAGAAGAAAACTCTAAACGATTAGAAGCGTTATATCCCGATAAAATCAAACATACAATGATCAAAGGTGCTGGTCATAATGGTATCTATATCACTAAACAATACTATGATGAGCTCAAGAATTTGTTAGAACAATATTAA
- a CDS encoding pseudouridine synthase, whose amino-acid sequence MSRGDNSGKGKTSRKQEGKGKSKSNANDKGKSNYGNKPYVRGKALAKKASNAAPKKLSDSDEIRLNKYVANSGVCSRRDADLYIKTGSVWVNGKPITEMGYKVKLTDEVKFDGRLITPHKKEYVLLNKPKGFVTSTSPEKTKTVMDLVANASKSVLKPVGRLERNTTGLLLFTNDVDLEKKLTHHKSGVRKIFHVELERNLKFEDLQKIEKGIKLEEGFINVDEISYIEGASKNEIGVQLQSAKNGIIHKLFEHLNYSVVKLDRVIFAGLTKKDLPRGHWRILTEQEVINLRMM is encoded by the coding sequence ATGAGTCGTGGAGATAATTCTGGTAAAGGGAAAACTAGCAGAAAACAGGAAGGAAAAGGAAAGAGTAAGTCGAATGCAAATGATAAAGGTAAATCCAATTATGGAAATAAACCTTATGTAAGAGGTAAGGCATTAGCAAAAAAAGCTAGTAATGCAGCACCAAAAAAACTCTCTGATTCTGATGAAATAAGACTTAATAAATATGTGGCTAATTCTGGTGTTTGCTCTAGAAGAGATGCTGATTTATATATTAAAACAGGAAGCGTTTGGGTAAATGGTAAACCCATTACCGAAATGGGATATAAAGTAAAGCTTACCGATGAGGTTAAGTTTGATGGACGACTCATTACTCCTCATAAAAAAGAATATGTGCTGCTTAATAAGCCTAAAGGTTTCGTAACCAGTACTAGCCCAGAGAAAACTAAAACGGTAATGGATCTAGTAGCAAATGCATCTAAATCTGTACTAAAACCGGTAGGTAGACTAGAAAGAAATACAACTGGATTATTACTCTTTACCAATGATGTAGATTTAGAAAAGAAACTAACACATCATAAAAGCGGAGTTCGTAAAATATTCCACGTAGAATTAGAACGTAATCTAAAATTTGAAGATCTTCAAAAAATAGAGAAAGGAATCAAATTAGAAGAAGGTTTTATAAACGTAGATGAGATCTCTTATATAGAAGGTGCTTCTAAAAACGAAATAGGGGTTCAATTGCAATCTGCTAAAAATGGAATTATTCATAAGCTTTTTGAACATCTTAATTACAGTGTAGTCAAATTGGATAGAGTAATCTTTGCCGGATTAACCAAAAAAGATTTACCACGGGGTCACTGGAGAATACTTACTGAACAAGAGGTAATTAATCTTAGAATGATGTAA
- a CDS encoding carbon-nitrogen hydrolase family protein — translation MKNQLLTVALAQISPVWLDKTATIKKIENSITEAASKEAELIVFGESLLPGYPFWVSLTDGAKFDSKIQKEIHAHYAQNSIVIENGDLDTICELAAQYNMAIYLGIIERPMDRGGHSLYASLVYIDQKGEIRSVHRKLQPTYEERLTWAPGDGNGLLVHPLKAFTVGGLNCWENWMPLPRAALYGQGENLHISVWPGSDYNTKDITRFIARESRSYVISVSSLMRKEDFPKTTPHLDEILKRAPDVLGNGGSCIAGPDGEWIMEPVVNKEGLLIETLDFNRVLQERQNFDPVGHYSRPDVTQLHVNRKRQSTVRFDE, via the coding sequence ATGAAAAATCAATTACTAACAGTTGCATTGGCTCAAATCTCTCCGGTTTGGTTGGATAAAACAGCTACAATTAAAAAAATTGAAAATTCTATTACTGAGGCGGCCTCCAAGGAAGCAGAACTTATCGTTTTTGGAGAGTCATTACTACCAGGTTATCCGTTTTGGGTATCATTAACAGATGGCGCAAAATTCGATAGCAAGATCCAAAAAGAAATTCATGCACATTATGCTCAGAATTCGATTGTTATCGAAAATGGAGATTTGGATACCATATGCGAACTTGCTGCCCAATATAATATGGCTATTTATTTAGGAATTATTGAACGACCGATGGATCGGGGAGGACATAGTTTATATGCATCATTGGTATATATTGATCAAAAGGGAGAGATTAGATCTGTACACCGTAAATTACAGCCAACATATGAAGAACGATTAACCTGGGCTCCGGGAGATGGTAATGGATTGTTGGTACATCCACTAAAAGCTTTTACTGTTGGAGGATTAAACTGTTGGGAGAATTGGATGCCTTTGCCCAGAGCTGCACTATATGGTCAAGGAGAAAATTTACACATATCGGTATGGCCGGGGAGTGATTATAACACCAAAGATATTACTCGCTTTATAGCCAGAGAGTCTCGTTCGTACGTGATTTCGGTTTCTAGTTTGATGCGAAAAGAAGATTTCCCTAAAACTACTCCGCATTTGGATGAAATTTTAAAGCGAGCTCCTGATGTTTTAGGTAATGGAGGCTCATGTATTGCCGGACCCGATGGAGAATGGATAATGGAACCTGTAGTGAATAAAGAAGGACTCTTAATCGAAACCTTAGATTTTAACAGGGTATTACAAGAGCGCCAGAATTTTGATCCTGTTGGTCATTATTCAAGACCAGATGTGACCCAGTTACATGTAAATAGAAAGCGTCAAAGTACAGTTCGGTTTGATGAATAA
- a CDS encoding geranylgeranylglycerol-phosphate geranylgeranyltransferase: protein MLTRKNKLIFLKLLSLFSVVRGYNILIIVFAQYLTSIFILAPQIRLRQVILDPNLFVIVLASAGVIAAGYIINNFYDKEKDLINRPQKTMLDRLVSQRTKLTGYFVLNFLSVVCASYVSFRAVVFFSLYIFGIWFYSHKLKKFPIIGNIVASLLAITPFFAVFIYYKNFDEVIFVHATFLFLMLIMREMIKDLGNLRGDLAQNYKTIPIVYGELASKRIVSILVLTSCIPIYFLLTRYEIGFMYFYFYICIVLLFAFLFGIWKSTGRTHYVWLHNILKLIIVAGTFSIILIDVHMILDRILW, encoded by the coding sequence ATGCTTACCAGAAAAAACAAACTCATTTTTCTCAAGTTATTGAGTTTATTTTCTGTCGTTAGAGGGTATAATATTCTGATTATTGTATTTGCACAATATCTTACTTCGATATTTATTTTAGCCCCTCAGATTAGACTACGACAAGTTATTCTTGATCCAAATTTATTTGTTATTGTATTAGCTTCTGCTGGTGTTATTGCGGCTGGATATATCATTAATAATTTTTATGACAAAGAAAAAGATCTAATCAATAGGCCACAAAAGACCATGCTGGATCGATTAGTGAGTCAGCGCACAAAACTTACGGGATATTTTGTTCTTAATTTTCTTTCTGTAGTTTGTGCTAGTTATGTTTCTTTTCGAGCTGTTGTTTTTTTCTCTCTCTATATATTTGGGATATGGTTTTACTCTCATAAACTAAAAAAATTCCCGATAATTGGTAATATTGTTGCTTCCCTATTGGCGATAACTCCTTTTTTTGCAGTGTTCATCTATTATAAAAATTTTGATGAAGTCATTTTTGTTCATGCAACATTTTTGTTTTTGATGTTGATCATGAGAGAAATGATTAAAGATTTAGGGAATTTGAGAGGAGATCTTGCTCAGAACTATAAAACGATACCCATTGTGTATGGGGAGCTAGCTTCAAAAAGAATAGTGAGTATTTTGGTTTTGACTTCTTGTATTCCAATTTATTTTCTACTCACTAGATATGAGATAGGATTTATGTATTTCTATTTTTATATCTGTATTGTATTGCTTTTTGCTTTTCTATTTGGTATATGGAAGTCAACAGGAAGAACACATTATGTTTGGTTGCATAATATTTTGAAACTTATTATAGTAGCAGGAACATTTAGTATTATTTTAATTGATGTACATATGATTCTAGATAGAATTCTGTGGTAA
- a CDS encoding mevalonate kinase, which yields MKGPLFYSKILLFGEYGIIKDSKGLSIPYNFFKGALKVSETPDQEAIQSNENLKNFATYLEEIHDKGVVKFDFEKLHSDINSGMYFDSSIPQGYGVGSSGALVAAIYDEYAANKITVLENLTRDKLLKLKEIFGLMESFFHGKSSGLDPLNSYLSLPILIHSKDNIEPAGIPSQSVENKKGAVFLLDSGIVGETAPMVSIFMESMKQEGFRSMLKNQFVKYTDACVDDFLKGDVKSLFFNIKELSHVVLDNFKPMIPKQFHTLWKHGIETNDYYLKLCGSGGGGYILGFTQDFDKAQASLKDYKLEVVYNF from the coding sequence ATGAAAGGACCGTTATTTTATTCTAAAATACTTTTGTTTGGAGAATATGGTATTATTAAAGATTCTAAAGGTCTTTCGATACCCTATAATTTTTTTAAAGGTGCTTTAAAAGTATCAGAAACACCTGATCAAGAAGCTATACAATCAAATGAAAATCTTAAAAATTTTGCGACCTATCTTGAAGAGATTCATGATAAAGGAGTGGTAAAATTTGATTTTGAAAAACTTCATTCTGACATCAATTCTGGGATGTACTTTGATAGTAGTATTCCTCAGGGATATGGGGTGGGAAGTAGTGGTGCATTAGTGGCTGCTATTTATGATGAATATGCAGCGAATAAAATTACAGTATTAGAAAATCTTACTCGAGATAAATTATTAAAACTCAAAGAGATTTTTGGACTTATGGAATCTTTCTTTCACGGAAAGAGTTCTGGTCTGGATCCGTTAAATAGTTACCTTAGTTTACCTATTCTTATTCATTCTAAAGACAATATTGAGCCGGCAGGAATTCCTTCTCAGAGTGTAGAGAATAAAAAAGGTGCTGTTTTCTTATTAGACAGTGGCATAGTTGGTGAGACGGCCCCAATGGTTAGTATTTTTATGGAAAGCATGAAGCAAGAAGGATTTCGTAGTATGCTAAAAAATCAGTTTGTAAAATATACAGACGCTTGTGTAGATGATTTCTTAAAAGGAGATGTTAAGTCCCTGTTTTTTAATATAAAAGAACTTTCTCATGTGGTTTTAGATAATTTTAAACCAATGATTCCTAAGCAATTTCATACGTTATGGAAACATGGTATAGAAACCAATGATTATTATCTTAAGTTATGTGGCTCTGGAGGTGGTGGTTATATTTTAGGATTTACGCAGGATTTTGATAAAGCACAAGCCTCACTTAAGGACTATAAGTTAGAGGTAGTATACAATTTTTAA
- a CDS encoding diphosphomevalonate/mevalonate 3,5-bisphosphate decarboxylase family protein, translating to MTDYPEFTSPVISKLPEEGMVTCTSPSNIALVKYWGKKPIQLPENASISFTLDNCKTTTSLTYKKKDSAGKDFDFELFFEGKPKPDFKPKIQSFFERIQEYLPFLKQYTFRIETNNTFPHSSGIASSASGMSALAYCLMQLEKKINPGISESECLQKSSFLARLGSGSACRSIEGPVTVWGEHMDISGSSDAYAIPFPFSVHQNFDEYQDTILLIDKGEKQVSSTVGHNLMHGHPFAAKRFEQAAGNISKLKEILISGDVDGFIEVVESEALTLHAMMMTSLPYFILMKPNTLSAIHKIWEYREKTGSKVCFTLDAGANVHVLYPNTEKNQVLDFITNELVAYCQNGQYICDKIGLGAKIV from the coding sequence ATGACGGATTATCCAGAATTTACCTCGCCTGTAATTTCAAAATTACCCGAAGAAGGTATGGTAACTTGTACTTCACCCAGTAATATTGCTTTAGTTAAATATTGGGGTAAAAAACCAATTCAATTACCTGAGAATGCATCGATTAGTTTTACGTTGGATAATTGTAAAACAACAACAAGTTTGACGTATAAAAAGAAGGATAGTGCTGGAAAAGATTTTGATTTTGAACTCTTTTTTGAAGGAAAACCTAAACCAGATTTTAAACCTAAGATTCAAAGTTTTTTTGAAAGAATTCAAGAGTATCTACCTTTTCTTAAACAATATACATTCAGAATAGAAACCAATAACACGTTTCCGCATAGTAGTGGGATTGCTTCGTCGGCTAGTGGAATGAGTGCACTGGCATATTGCTTGATGCAGTTAGAAAAAAAGATAAATCCAGGCATTTCGGAATCAGAATGTCTTCAAAAATCTTCATTTTTGGCACGTTTGGGATCAGGGAGCGCATGCCGAAGTATAGAAGGCCCTGTCACCGTTTGGGGAGAACATATGGATATAAGTGGAAGCAGTGATGCATATGCAATACCATTTCCGTTTTCTGTTCATCAAAATTTTGATGAGTATCAGGATACAATTTTATTGATTGATAAAGGGGAAAAACAAGTAAGTAGTACTGTTGGTCATAACCTAATGCACGGCCATCCTTTTGCAGCAAAACGATTTGAACAAGCAGCAGGTAATATTTCTAAATTAAAAGAAATATTAATTTCGGGAGATGTAGATGGTTTTATCGAAGTAGTAGAAAGTGAAGCATTGACACTACATGCAATGATGATGACTTCTTTGCCTTATTTTATATTAATGAAACCTAATACGTTGTCTGCAATTCATAAAATTTGGGAGTATCGCGAAAAAACAGGGTCTAAAGTTTGTTTTACATTGGATGCCGGGGCAAATGTTCATGTTTTGTATCCAAATACCGAAAAAAATCAAGTTTTAGATTTCATTACCAACGAGTTAGTTGCGTATTGTCAGAATGGACAGTATATTTGCGACAAAATAGGATTAGGAGCAAAAATAGTGTAA
- a CDS encoding TspO/MBR family protein: MKKKLFRIGIAVLICGLIGFLSSIATQTSVNTWYAALNKPSFTPPNWIFGPMWILLYIMMGVAAGIVWSKGFYHKWVKTALYHFGFQLLLNAAWSIFFFGLQNPLIALLDIIALFILLLFTIKWFTVVNSTAAYLLIPYVVWVAFATALNFGIWQLN; the protein is encoded by the coding sequence ATGAAAAAAAAATTATTTCGTATTGGTATTGCGGTATTGATATGTGGTTTGATAGGATTTTTGAGTAGTATCGCTACCCAAACTTCTGTTAACACATGGTATGCTGCTTTAAACAAACCTTCTTTTACTCCTCCAAATTGGATTTTTGGCCCCATGTGGATTCTGTTATATATTATGATGGGAGTTGCAGCTGGAATTGTTTGGAGCAAAGGCTTTTATCATAAATGGGTGAAAACTGCGTTATACCACTTTGGGTTTCAATTGTTGCTTAATGCTGCATGGTCCATTTTTTTCTTTGGATTGCAAAATCCATTAATTGCATTACTGGATATAATAGCCCTATTTATCCTATTACTGTTTACCATTAAATGGTTTACCGTAGTAAATTCTACTGCTGCCTACCTACTTATCCCTTATGTTGTTTGGGTTGCTTTTGCAACTGCATTAAATTTTGGCATATGGCAACTAAATTAG
- a CDS encoding TetR/AcrR family transcriptional regulator, which produces MSKKAIVLQTTLELITKQGINATSLSQIIKESGVANGTVYHHFKNKEEIITELYLMLTQDFGTVVMRNIPEDDMKKQFTVMWLNLFYYFVNNPLAFIFSEQIARSPEIPQSLKDKARLYYGDIENYFKKGIKQKMFKSYNTLVMEELFFGNVVSLVKIHENEQVKLQEKHINQAIEISWRGFLKDQTII; this is translated from the coding sequence ATGAGTAAAAAAGCAATAGTCTTACAGACTACTCTAGAATTAATAACTAAACAAGGTATCAATGCCACATCTCTTTCTCAAATTATTAAGGAATCAGGTGTAGCAAACGGAACCGTATACCATCATTTTAAGAATAAAGAAGAGATCATTACAGAACTCTATTTGATGCTCACTCAGGATTTTGGGACGGTGGTGATGCGTAATATTCCAGAAGATGACATGAAGAAACAATTTACTGTCATGTGGCTCAATCTGTTCTATTACTTTGTCAATAATCCTCTTGCTTTTATATTTTCTGAACAGATTGCACGTTCTCCAGAAATTCCTCAATCTCTAAAAGATAAAGCAAGGCTATATTATGGTGACATCGAAAACTATTTTAAAAAAGGTATAAAGCAAAAGATGTTTAAATCTTACAATACCCTGGTTATGGAAGAGCTTTTCTTTGGAAATGTGGTGTCTCTTGTTAAGATACATGAAAATGAACAGGTCAAACTACAGGAAAAACACATTAATCAGGCTATCGAAATCTCCTGGAGAGGTTTTTTGAAAGATCAAACGATTATTTAA
- a CDS encoding NAD(P)/FAD-dependent oxidoreductase produces MMNYDLIIVGGGAAGFFTAINVAENNPKLKIAILERGKEVLSKVRVSGGGRCNVTHAEFIPNELSKNYPRGEKELKGPFHTFMTGDTMEWFDRRGVALKIEDDGRIFPVSDSSETIINCFLSETKRHGIEVLKNHAVKNFYPKDRQWFVETNHGDFVTTKLMITTGSNPKIWKIVQDLGHQTITAVPSLFTFNSKDPRIANLPGVVTNASVQVKHSKLSSDGPLLITHWGMSGPAILKLSAWGAIELNACQYNFEIIVNWLQHYSSQEIFEELKVLKDQHPKQQIYTYTQFELPKRLWQSLVLASGIKNDTRWADMSKIQLKTLSEQLTQGIFKIKGKSTFKEEFVTAGGIDLKEVNFKTFESKKHQNLYFAGEVLNIDAITGGFNFQNAWTGAFIAAKAITSK; encoded by the coding sequence ATGATGAACTATGATTTAATAATTGTTGGTGGCGGTGCAGCTGGTTTTTTTACAGCGATTAATGTAGCAGAAAATAACCCGAAACTAAAAATAGCGATCCTGGAACGAGGAAAAGAAGTGTTATCCAAAGTTCGGGTATCTGGTGGTGGGCGATGCAATGTAACTCATGCAGAATTTATTCCTAATGAATTAAGCAAGAACTATCCCAGGGGAGAAAAAGAACTCAAAGGGCCTTTTCATACATTTATGACTGGTGATACGATGGAGTGGTTTGATCGCCGTGGAGTAGCACTAAAGATAGAAGATGATGGTAGGATATTTCCGGTTTCAGATTCTTCAGAAACGATTATCAATTGTTTTTTATCAGAGACAAAACGACATGGGATTGAAGTTTTAAAAAACCATGCAGTTAAAAATTTCTATCCAAAAGATAGACAATGGTTCGTAGAAACCAATCACGGAGATTTTGTGACTACCAAGCTAATGATCACCACTGGTAGTAATCCTAAAATATGGAAGATTGTTCAGGATTTAGGGCATCAGACTATCACTGCGGTTCCTTCATTATTTACTTTTAATAGTAAAGATCCAAGAATAGCGAATTTACCTGGTGTAGTAACCAATGCTTCGGTACAGGTTAAGCATTCAAAATTATCAAGTGATGGCCCATTGCTTATTACACATTGGGGTATGAGTGGCCCCGCAATTTTAAAACTTTCTGCCTGGGGAGCTATAGAACTCAATGCATGTCAGTATAATTTTGAAATCATTGTAAATTGGCTTCAGCACTATTCATCGCAGGAAATTTTTGAGGAACTTAAAGTGCTCAAAGATCAACATCCAAAACAGCAGATATATACATATACTCAATTTGAATTGCCCAAAAGACTATGGCAGAGTTTAGTACTAGCTTCAGGAATAAAAAATGATACTCGTTGGGCCGATATGAGTAAAATTCAGCTTAAAACACTATCAGAACAGCTTACTCAAGGAATTTTTAAGATAAAAGGAAAGAGTACATTTAAAGAGGAGTTTGTTACTGCGGGTGGAATTGATCTTAAAGAAGTTAATTTTAAAACTTTTGAAAGTAAGAAGCATCAGAATTTATATTTTGCAGGAGAAGTATTAAATATAGATGCAATTACCGGAGGGTTTAATTTTCAGAATGCATGGACGGGAGCTTTTATTGCAGCAAAAGCAATAACATCCAAATAA
- a CDS encoding glycerophosphodiester phosphodiesterase family protein, whose translation MKIFGHRGAAGLVAENTLESITKALNYEVDGIEIDVHCCKSGELVVIHDKTLDRTTNGMGNVSEYTLQELQQFETEEGFIIPTLHEVLDIINAQCELNIELKGKNTVLPTVALLEDYIKNTDWEYDHFIISSFDHSQLFELKTITSNFKIGVLSEVNISEVLSIAEALEAFSIHPPIFSLSRDEVNLAQNQGYKIYVWTVNTETQIEQSKSWKVEGIITDFPNFA comes from the coding sequence ATGAAAATATTCGGACATCGTGGTGCAGCAGGTTTGGTTGCCGAAAATACATTAGAATCTATCACCAAAGCCTTGAACTATGAGGTAGATGGCATTGAAATAGACGTACATTGCTGTAAAAGTGGAGAATTGGTCGTTATTCATGATAAAACTCTGGATAGAACTACCAATGGTATGGGAAATGTGTCAGAATATACTTTGCAAGAGCTGCAGCAGTTCGAAACAGAAGAAGGATTTATAATACCTACATTACACGAAGTGCTGGATATAATTAATGCACAATGCGAACTAAATATAGAATTGAAAGGCAAAAATACAGTTCTGCCTACTGTTGCATTACTAGAAGACTATATCAAAAATACAGATTGGGAATACGATCATTTTATCATTTCTAGTTTTGATCATTCACAGTTGTTCGAACTAAAAACAATTACTTCTAATTTTAAGATAGGTGTGTTAAGTGAAGTAAATATCAGTGAAGTTTTGTCTATAGCCGAAGCATTAGAAGCATTTTCTATACATCCCCCAATTTTTTCACTAAGTCGGGATGAGGTAAATCTTGCACAAAACCAGGGATACAAGATATATGTATGGACTGTAAATACGGAAACACAAATTGAACAATCAAAATCATGGAAAGTTGAGGGTATCATCACAGATTTTCCGAATTTTGCATGA